Below is a genomic region from Biomphalaria glabrata chromosome 3, xgBioGlab47.1, whole genome shotgun sequence.
ctaaatgaatagcaaaacaaaactccggTGGGagtgcgagagctttcccattgcacggtgtggagttgaaagagagcttccacgtccctgtcgataatccatgcgccgttcctctagggaccgttacactaatggcgagtcctgcacggttagcttagtacaacataggaaaatggcaggggttcccggtgtgctcggccttcgtcaactcttttgacaatcacacggACCAATTAGGAAACGTGTGTGGGAGGGATGGTGAAAGGGTGTTGTACGACTGGAACTCGAGCTCGAAGGTTCaaacctcctcaagccaatacttTATTAACTtctgtgccagcgaagtgcttataaAAATTTTTAGTTGAGCTGcaacctaattctctacacaaagtataaaggggaccaATTCAATTTATATCATctcatctgtcaagtacaaattctttcccttgttcgatactaaacaaaataattgaattaccaatagttaatataATTAGtcaattgttttgtattggtttttgttttgtcagctccaggaaataattgtgcaaaagatTTCAACTGGATCCGTGGGTGCTGAAGAACTAACATGTACAAGCTTTTGACCAGATAATAATTTCCAATGTTTGTTTCATCTCCCAAGGTTCAATCTCGTCTGCCAGGGACAAAAAGTTTAACAACTAGCGGCTCAGCCACCAAGCTACAAACAAAATCGACCACAGAAAAATCTCAGCGACCTCAAACAACTGCAGTTGCTACTAGCGGAGCTCACGCTCAGTCCGACAAACCTGACACTTCGAAAGCTGGCTCATCAATGTCCGAATCTCAGGTGGAGAAGTCCCCAAAGCAGTCCTTCCTGATGAAAAAGCGCGCCGAATTGACCAAAGTTCAGGGGACTCCTGTCTTTGTCAGTGTTAAGACATCTACAGCTGAGGTCAAGCCCTGCGGTTGCCCGGAGACGATCTTCTATCATCATCTGCAGAACATCGGCACGGAGACGAGGCACGTCGAGTTCAAGAAAGGCGGGGTCATTAACGAGAGATACTCCTTCCGGGATATGGTTGGCAAGTACATGTGCGGCTTCCTCAACTCCGAAGGTGGCACAATCTTCTTCGGTGTCAACGACAGCGGGGTGGTCCTTGGACTGGACCTAGATCCCCAGTATGAAGCAGCGCTGAAGAGAGATATCACGTGTTCGGCTCGAATGATAGAGCCGCATGTGTCGACCAGTGAATACTCGGTGAACTTTGCCAGGGTCATGGAACGAACGGGAGACATGTCCCCCTACTTGAAGGTCCTTGAAATCTGCGTCAAACCACGTGACCCGCCTGAGAGACTGTATTCTTATAAAGACATTATCTACATGAGGAGAGATGGCAGTTTACAGAACCTTGGACATGTAGATGACTATCAGTGGTAAATCAAATGAACTTCTTACAAGCTTACATCAGACCAGGCACTCAATGGCTTACTACAAGCTTACATCAGACCAGGCAGTCAATGGCTTACTACAAGCTTACATCAGACCAGGCAGTCAATGGCTTACTACAAGCTTACAtcagaccaggcagccaatggCTTACTACAAGCTTACATCAGACCAGGCAGTAAATGGCTTAATGCAAGCTTACACCAGACCAGGCAGTCAATGGCTTACTACAAGCTTACATCAGACCAGGCACTCAATGGCTTACTACAAGCTTACATCAGACCAGGCAGTCAATGGCTTACTACAAGCTTACATCAGACCAGGCAGTCAATGGCTTACTACAAGCTTACAtcagaccaggcagccaatggCTTACTACAAGCTTACATCAGACCAGGCAGTAAATGGCTTAATGCAAGCTTACACCAGACCAGGCAGTCAATGGCTTACTACAAGCTTACATCAGACCAGGCAGTAAATGGCTTAATACAAGCTTACATCAGACCAGGCAGTAAATGGCTTAATACAAGCTTACATCAGACCAGGCAGTCAATGGCTTACTACAAGCTTACATCAGACCAGGCAGTAAATGGCTTAATGCAAGCTTACATCAGACCAGGCAGTCAATGGCTTACTACAAGCTTACATCAGACCAGGCAGTAAATGGCTTAATGCAAGCTTAAATCAGACCAGGCAGTAAATGGCTTACTACAAGCTTAAATCAGACCAGGCAGTAAATGGTTTATTACAAGCTTACATCAGACCAGGCTTATTAAACATTTACACTAGACTAAATGTAAATGGCTTAATACATGATAAGGTAATAGATGGTGCATTACAGATTACATCGGAGTGCGCAGTGATAGCTGTAAGCTACATACGTCTTACAGATTTACTCTAGACAGAACAGTTGATGCATTGGAATTTAAAAGTGCACCCAAACTTGTCAATAGaatacattaaaacattttaaacatttctacACAAGATTCAAAAtagttgtatttgtatttgggCCTTTGTTTCACAAACTGACGTGAAGTCTTCACTTGAACTGATTGTATTTAGGGAGTATTCATTGAAAAAGATACGGGGATAGGGAACCTTTAGAAGTGAGCTGCCGACTCTAGACTTCAacagaacaaaaacacaaaaatgtaaatCCTCATAACATTAATGTTTGGAATTATCTCTTTGATAGATGATAGACACTCAGATAGAAATGTCCATTCAACTCAACAGTAGTTTGTATTCTAAACGTAATGCTTTCTCAAACTTATATATCAACAATAAACTTGTATCTCTACATTACAATCAACTTGTATCTCTACATTACAATCAACATGTATCTCTACATTACAATCAACTTGTATCTCTACATTACAATCAACTTGTGTCTCTACATTACAATCAACTTGTATCTCTACATTACAATCAACATGTCTCTCTACATTACAATCAACATGTATCTCTACATTCAACATTTACGAAGCAGTGCTATATAAGAAAAAGGAATGCCTATTGTATACACATCATTTTGAACTCTGTGTCAATTGTCAAGTTAATTAAAAACTCCATCGCGAGCTAGAACGTAACAATAGTTCATTAATTAGAAGaaaataaacagaacaaaaggggagataattaggTTCTCAGCGGCAGGAATGGACATTATTGATTTCATGTTTACCgttgtttctgatttgtctcTGAGTTAAAATTCCTAAGATTTTCTTTGCCGGAGTTAAATATcaaatctattttgtttttaaaagcaaGGCTTCTTTCCCTCCAGCTCTCCCCATGCTCTGCCAATGAACTTTTCAGGCCCTGTTTCTGGAGGGCTGTTTGGTCAGAATAATAGAACATGTAGGCgttttttattcttattgcACAGAAATAAACTAATAGTCATTCtctagcgggggggggggggggggggtcaatgtCGTCTCCTTGACAGGGTCAAACTTGTTCAGTTGACCTAACCCtaaataatcaacgctataAACATACCATACTGCACACGGTTTAGAAAACTATTGCCATCAACTGTGTCCTCCTCTTGTGGTTAGATACGAGAGACAATTACAAAACGGTAACTGCCAGGTCTGAAATATCAGTCATTTGAAACTCTTGGTATCAGAGAATGATTCACATgaactttttaaatatactCGTGTGAATACAAATATGGGTCAGTGTGGTGGAAGGGGTTGTTGAGAGTAGAGGGAAGAAAGAATTGATTCAACTTTTTGTTTGCGTCAAGCATGGAGGAATAAGGTTGCAGAGATACGaaacaatttataatccatttCTAAAGGTATACCATTTAGTATTAAACGGAAAATATACAAACGCCATACATACTTTTTAGTAGACAGAAATCGTCCcaatatattttattcaaaCGCCAGACATTTATAGATACTCTATTACCTCTaatgtctgcgctggatgtggcaaagtatgtagatcacagctaggacGGCGTAGTCACGTGACATTCCTCTAGCATTACTCCTTAGTCTTCGGACTCGAGTGCAAGCCTAATTATTACCTCTTAGATTTGATTTAGCGTTAATACAAGTTCCAACAGTGCCATACAGAGACGACGGAAGCAAGTGCGAAGCAAGTGTAAATCAATGATACGTCAAATGTAAGTCAATCTTGTCTGaagataaattaaatgtaaatcaatggtaaattaaaggttaatcaatggtaaattaaaggttaatcaaaGGTAAATCACGTCTGGGATAAACCCATGGCAGGGTAAACCCTAGACTATATATAAACTCACAACTAACCGACTCAGCGCTTGCACTTCCAAATGGGAATTTCCGATGTCATACCGGCACGTCTAGAGACTAACAGAcaagaaatgtagatctagactagagacaaCAACATGAAATGTGTCAAGAAGAGACAAGCGAGAGAAAGGAAGATTCTTCACTGCCTATgtgactagtcactagatctatacgACTACAAAGTAGAAATGAATAATTTGTCACTCTACATAGTCAAGCTTGCTTGGGTAAGACGAGACCTGATAGACAAATgcaaaggcacattccttgttccataatccatatgctaggacaaatgtgtacaaatactccttcttccctagcgctattagagcatggtttgggttgcctgaaccagccaggaaaactaatgacttgatagtcattggttaatatgcatgactagatgcatgacgcgtaagacgtaatcatcttctttttttaaagtaacgtctgtattatataagataagatctaaaaATCTTAACCTTTTCTTATGCGATGTGCCATCTTAATCACTTAATCATCTTTCTAGATACATACATTGCAAagctagttctagatctagtgatctagattttaatagggttaaccctaaccctaacctattatagatctacaaatcaaataagaacataaaactaaaattttattcaACCTTGGTTAAGAATATCAATACGCATCCTTTGGTTGGGAcccctcaacaaaaaaaaaaaaaaacaacttaagaaactggaacagacaaaaatagagcagtagagcagtgagatttataccAAACgtatattcacatttgactacagtaacacttttagtaaaatcaccaaATTTAGTAAGTTTTTacttcaaagtaaagtagcatttATAGGAACCATAAtcctcaaatacaaaaacaaaacctaataaaatactcagaaagactcaaagataaaggcacatcccttgttccatatgctaggacaaatttgtacaaatgctccttcttcactagtgctattagaacaaaATGCctaagccagccaggaaaaccaatgaattggcacaatttaagttattggttaacatgcatgacaagattgacCTAGGCACACGCgcaggacataatcatcttcttttttttttttttttttgaagtaacgtctgtattttataagataagataagatatataggAAGGGCATGGTTTGCACGATGCTAAATATATTGAGTTAAACGAATGTGTAGGCAGGTTAAGGTTTGGGTAGATCTCATCTTTGCCTGTGGTCCCGTCTGGGGCATAAGCCACAAACCATATTCCCTCAAGCGTTttggttctgggcgagtctctccaactgtcccccaCGTCTTGCCTATCcgcttccaaatcgcggtgcCATGAATTCCTGGgtcgtcccctcttcctctttccttggagGTTCCAGTCTTATGTTAAATGTAGGCTTGCTGGGGGTGCTGCCTTTCAGTCTCCAGCGTCTCTTAAGGATATTTACTTCCAGGTCTATATATTCAACAATAAACTGCAAATTTGTGTCTGCAAAAAGTACATTTCATAGcttctagagcagtggttcccaaacttttttgtcttgtagaccccttggcatgttttctggttttcggtagaccccctactcaacttgcaaattttgcaaattcatcaacattatttttaaacaaatttctaactatagtgcgttgaagagtgaaatagtaatttaaaactacacatcTACGGATATAATGTTTAATATACGAATCTGTTTTTCTATGAATTAGTTtttctaacattaaatattaattaattaattaattaacatgccttaagtatcattgtaaaaggtttcgcaaagagcagttgctcgtgtatttcttgatctttcatgtgtggctcaaatattaaatctgcggaactgttttcataaACAGGagaggggcaaaggcgagtaactggagcctaaaccaggtCTCGTGGGTCAACCTTAAGGAAATATAAAGAGACGGTGACAATTCGCGCCATGTATCCCTGGGCCGTCCCTTTTTCTTCTTTGCTTGTGGTTTCCAGGCTAGGGCTTGCCTTATTATGCTAGATGCAGGCTggcgaagggtgtgacctatccatctccagcgtctctgaaggatatctacttcgataggctgctgctttgttctttgccacagttcctcatttgAGATCTagtctggccagcggattataagaatcttcctcaagCAGgcattgatgaatacctggattttttcatggtggtgatggtggttctccaggtctctgctccataaagtagtattggCTTAATAATGGTGTTAAAGAGCCTaatcttggtggtggtgcttttttccctagatccccaggtgttcttaagctgatggaaggctgctcgagctttaccatggcaccgcgatttggaagcagatgccaagcagatggacaagacgtggggacagttggaaaGTCTCggccagaaccgagatgcctggagaaaGCTGGTTAGTGGCCTATGCCCAGAAAGGAccacaggcatagatgagatgagataagatggtgaccattagacagtttgtagcacacagcgctacaccttgtcagaccaaGCTGTATTTCTATCTTTAAAAGAAgctataactcatgccaccgaagcgaccttaaactgtattgtcgtttaaagaaattcttttaatagtaacagatgtaggtttttGTAAAACGGCTGGTACAATAAATGTTTGACTtttgctgttttccgtattttgctataagtaaagaaacCTTGAAAGACTCTCACAAACCAAAATCATCTCTATATGATTTCGAACAGAGaatttgtgggtctattctgaactttgagtgttcaaaagttgttcaaatcttaatttttgtcagggtggcattgtctcagatgatccttcAGCGTAACTGGtctcatatcgtcataaaagagtcacttaggcaactgtGTGTTtaacaaggaaggaatgaatcccaattttaattaattaatgctgtactgtctacatttctttttttttttttttctaaatattagttacatgtagacaaaattaagctatttaaataagtattgaaattgaatacAACAATGTTTCGTTTCAATAGCAGGATACATATTGAAAGGATTATTTCGGGTACAAATCATAGATTAGTgtaggaaataattacattaatggaatgtgaaaattacgtaacgacctgcttaaatgaaatctattaccgtagacccccgtggacatctcatagacccccaatttatttttttactttcgtagaccccttggaggtctttgtagacccctgggggtctatatagaccactttgggaatcactgctctagagtGTGCCAAATCATTAAGTCAATGTGCAAACACTTCAGGGATTAGACAGGCAGATAAACTAGGCTACAAACTTCAATACCAGTGTCTACACTAGTACACTATGATACTCTTGTTTTTCTGGGTATTAGTTGTTGTGTTCCCTACATGGGTTGCTAATAGATTGTGAATAGATTCCTTCCATTTTTCCTAATGCTACAAACCAAAATAAAGCGAAAGATGATACATTCTTATTTGCATGGGATTCCCACTTCCCAGATGGTTGATTCACGATACAAATTCTCTCCTTGAAAACAAACAACTCCATTGTCTTAAGGTCAAACTGAAACCAGACTAAAAGGATCTTGATCCTCGGAAatgaaagaagaaagaagataAGGTGGATAGATTGAGAGAACTGAGTTGATAAGAGAGACTGTGAAAGAAAGAACGCCAAATAAGAGACGATCGAATAgagacaacagagagagagagagagagagagagaaaattaattattttttttaaaattagcacATACTATAATGTTTCTTGTATAACCCTTTCCTCAACTCTAAAAATTCCAAATCTGGTGTTGAATGTTTCACTCTATGTGCTTTTTGATTTCCCCAGTTTACTTATCAAGTACATCTCTTGGCCAGACATGGCGGCTTGGAGATTTCATTGTGATTAAATACTTGACTCGGCCCAGCAGTAAGTACATCACTAAATATTTTATCTATTTCATAGCGTCAGCAAATACTCAAAGCAACCAATTGATTTCTTTTCATACAACATGAGTCTAGAGATAGGCCAAGAGTTTCAAACACAACACTTGAACAGTGAAGACACACAatcaatgtttcaaaaattTGTTTGCGAgaaagataagacaagatattCACACAGatatttacacaaatatttacgaagttatatatataatcatttcATGTAAAGATTCaacttcaaacaaaacaaacaaaaaacaacaacaacaacaaacacttGCACACTTCTTTGGAGCACGAGAAATGCGATGATGAAATCGAaaatttcaataacattttttggATCTACACTTGGCGGACAGATTAaatacagttgtttttttatcgaTGGCTGCTGAAAATGAAGGTTTATGTTTAAAGAGATcgtaataaatattaaagtgTAACTAGTATTAAAGTCATTTACATATTTGTGTAACTAGTATTaaagtcatttaaatatttgtgtaaCTAATATTAAAGTCATTTACATATTTGTGTAACTAGTATTAAAGTCATTTACATATTTGTGTAACTAATATGAAAGTCATTTACATATTTGTGTAACTAGTATTAAAGTCATTTACATATTTGTGTAACTAATATTAAAGTCATTTACATATTTCTATTTTGCCCCATTTCGTTTATATCACATGCATTTTGTAATCATTCTATATAGGTCATATCATTAATCTATATCATATTTAGTATACATCATCAGCAATACATATCGTACACGTCATATGTATCATAGTTTATGTGCATTACAAGTCATGTCAATCATATGTCATGTCAATCATATGTCATGTCAACCATATGTCATGTCAATCATATGTCATGTCAATCATATGTCAGTTCAATCATATGTCATGTCAATCATATGTCATGTTCATCATATGTCATGTTCATCATATGTCATGACCATCATATGTCATGACCATCATATGTCATGACCATCATATGTCATGTCCATCATATGTCATGACCATCATATGTCATGACCATCATATGTCATGTCCATCAGACATGAGTGAGCAGCACAAATTCGGTGTGATCATTGGTCCTTTACGTCTTGAGCAAAGCCCGGATGAAACCGCCAAAAATATCTTTCGCCTGCTGAATTGTGTAGGCATCAGATGTGTGGACACGGCTAAGATCTCAGTGAATCCTGAAGTGGGTTACGCTGTAGTCGAATTCTACCAGAAGTCTGTGGAGGATTACGCCATGAAGGTGAGCTGCTTGTCTCAACTGTACACGTGAAGCCTTGAAGACGAACATTACAACACGCCACGTCTTCCTCTTTTGTGGCGTCAAATACACATTTGGCTTTTATTTCCCTGCTAATACTTCTCAAATGTAAGTTGAGAAGTATTAGCAGGGAAATGTAAGTTGAGAAGTATTAGCAGGGAAATGTAAGTTGAGAAGTATTAGCAGGGAAATGTAAGTTGAGAAGTATTAGCAGGGAAATGTAAGTTGAGAAGTATTAGCAGGGAAATGTAAGTTGAGAAGTATTAGCAGGGAAATGTAAGTTGAGAAGTATTAGCAGGGAAATGTAAGTTGAGAAAAATTACAAGAGATAACCTCCATACAGTGTAATGTCATTCCTGTTgacctatttaaaaataaaaacagattgAATCTAGTGAGCTTTTGAGATTTGATTGTAGAAGGTGTACCCATAAATGAGATTTGATTGGTCGCACTGtcaacaagaaatgtttacacaTTTGTTTAAGCCCATATATTGAGAACCACTGCAAGTAAATCACTAATTCGTGcagcttttttttatcttttaataaTGTCAGCACAAAAGCAAAAACTAAGAAAAGTTTAATACTATCAGACACTGGTGAGTGTATTGCCTGACCTCTGGATTTAAACCCATGCTCTTTGGAAAACCTACAGCTCGTTTATTAAATGCAGGTGCTGAAAGAAGTTCAGAGTATAATGAACTTGTACGACCTGCGTCGTCTGACAGACAAGCCACAACACCTGACAGCTGCAAGACTTAGTGGACAAGCCCCAGGCCAGGTGAAGTAGCTAATTTGTTTATGTACAACTCTAGGGACACAGTCATTGAACTAAAAGCAGCTAATTTAATTATGTACAACTCTAGGGACACAGTCATTGAACTAAAAGCAGCTAATTGAATTATGTACAACTCTAGGGACACAGTCATTGAACTAAAAGCAGCTAATTTAATTATGTACAACTCTAGGGACACAGTCATTGAACTAAAAGCAGCTAATTGAATTATGTACAACTCTAGGGACACAGTCATTAGTAAGTCATAACACTACTAGCTATCAGGATTCGATTTCAAGAAAAGTTGTGTAAAAAATGTTCCCAATGACGTAATGACTTAGTAAAGTCTcaatgttgtttcttttttatatgaATAATTGATGCCCCACCATTCAATGGAACAAATATCTCTGGCTAAAAAGTCTTCTCTATCTGTAAATTTGAGCATGGATAAAATAACTTTATTTGCTAATCATAAGGAAGTCAGacaggaaataacttctacagtGTAGCTTATCTCTAACATGCACGAACTCTTTTGATCCATAAGATAAAGTTAGTCCAcgttttaaatgtatattaaaatcaattcctactttatgttcaaataatagAGTCAACTAAACAGTCAAACTTCATGTTCCAATAGTCAACTAAACAGTCAAACTTCATGTTCCAATAGTCAACTAAACAGTCAATCTTCATGCTCCAATAGTCAACTAAACAGTTTAACTTCATGTTCCAATAGTCAACTAAACAGTCAAACTTCATGTTCCAATAGTCAACTAAACAGTCAAACTTCATGTTCCAATAGTCAACTAAATATTCctactttatttttcttaaaaaaaaaacagcaaaataaTTTTGCCAGTATGGGGATGGAACCCACGTTTTTTGCGATAGttaatagaaacaaatataaTTGCTTTTTAGTatatcaataaaatataaagatatGTGTCTTTagtactttgataaaaaaaaaaaagtcattgattaacattcaTGACTTGATTGGCACATGACATGCTTAGGACCTAATGATCTACTTTTGTGAAGTCACGTCTGTTATATGTAAGATAAAAGTTCTGTTGAAGACTTCAATGAACAGACTGTAGTAATGTTATAGATCGACGTTAATCTTCATGATTATGTA
It encodes:
- the LOC106059093 gene encoding uncharacterized protein LOC106059093 → MSQSTSAPIGQYGIVLHPILQNVSESEMTKRIHKLLRAVRIAAQDVKDVIIQRDYAEVIIASKEAEEHALKLLQDPSVVMGLYNLRNITANPKTWLVDKIQTFGRQVQSRLPGTKSLTTSGSATKLQTKSTTEKSQRPQTTAVATSGAHAQSDKPDTSKAGSSMSESQVEKSPKQSFLMKKRAELTKVQGTPVFVSVKTSTAEVKPCGCPETIFYHHLQNIGTETRHVEFKKGGVINERYSFRDMVGKYMCGFLNSEGGTIFFGVNDSGVVLGLDLDPQYEAALKRDITCSARMIEPHVSTSEYSVNFARVMERTGDMSPYLKVLEICVKPRDPPERLYSYKDIIYMRRDGSLQNLGHVDDYQW